A single region of the Polyodon spathula isolate WHYD16114869_AA chromosome 12, ASM1765450v1, whole genome shotgun sequence genome encodes:
- the LOC121324575 gene encoding rho GTPase-activating protein 7-like isoform X1, with product MANQGKLPLRRSFSEHIKDSTNKAWDLFWKSAREKRLSEIETKEACDWLRAAGFPQYAQLFEDSQFPINIDLVKNDHEFLDRDSIDSLCRRLNTLNKCVEMKLELGQQSRRSEDSGDEEPCAISSKWTFERQSKRWSRLEALECFSVLAPDSFYLKRMDNVDTTFLDSGEKQDACSLHSSSSDGSCIQKTALDNLETSRSSSRCSSSKPASLDTSFSEPPSPREIQSCGDGEERVLEKTPKKRGKSLLRKMEKLRMRSSSLKRPPRSKAKPLISGPVPQEGFDEDKLRRFNCVDISELQGKQNRSNLSLSRLSCSSSSISPSESSSAVSTPSPITRVRSHAKRAGLHEEQETADLHNGNERNLQENLFFQIPQGHKPGTFPKALTSDVLSPIDNTTVNWRTGSFHGYGGRRSKTSKDHELACSPLAVADHRISIYDNVPGVHVHLRKPGEIGDDNVFSELDEVMDRINGIQQLVNQWTEKMSDDGDSDFANGSISPCPSSPNEMHLEIDKHLEGDEVGSETEVDIADKNANELQSAEVSFVRDSGVGSSLRHRNRQQRLHWSSEHNLHSETSCLQIDRQSAAQLNLLQKMALLKLTALMDRHSPSSRQGWNWTVPKFIRKIKALDYKDRTVFGVPLLLNAQRTGDPLPPSILKAMHYLRNQCLDQVGLFRKSGVKSRIQHLREMNETDPQSVSYEGQSAFDVADMVKQYFRDLPEPIFTSKLCECFLHIYQYFPKDQQLSAVQAAVLLLPDENREALQTLLCLLRDVVSCVAENQMTPTNIAVCLAPSLFHLNTFKRESPITSRSSQRKHSLGMPDQRDLSENLAASQGLAHMVEESSRLFQVPEYWLFQNEDFFNAEMRQSEGGQCPAQNSTQAYLHNSMQIVLTEARDKFKGWTTCVASDQVELAFKKVDDAHPLRLWKASAEIEASQGEVLDRILREQNIWDKNFQQSKVIEALDNHTEIYQYTTQSTVPQPPRDYIVQRTWQADTHTGTCVLAAVSVEHAGVLCEGIRGEVMACQYLIQTTGLRKTRLTHICRTDSRGRTQEWYNKVFGHQLAAELLRVQDSFKPKMKETKI from the exons agATTGAAACAAAGGAGGCTTGTGACTGGCTTCGGGCAGCTGGTTTCCCTCAATATGCCCAGTTATTTGAAG ATTCCCAGTTTCCTATCAACATAGACCTTGTGAAAAACGATCATGAATTCCTGGACAGGGACTCCATTGATTCACTCTGCAG GagattaaatactttaaataaatgtgtggaaATGAAGCTAGAGCTTGGGCAGCAGAGTCGAAGG AGTGAGGATTCAGGAGACGAGGAGCCTTGTGCCATCAGCTCAAAATGGACCTTCGAAAGACAAAGCAAGAGGTGGTCCCGCTTGGAAGCCCTGGAGTGCTTCAGCGTTTTGGCCCCAGACAGCTTCTACCTCAAAAGAATGGACAATGTTGACACCACCTTTTTGGACAGTGGAGAGAAGCAGGATGCATGCTCCTTGCACAGCTCCAGCAGCGACGGATCCTGCATTCAGAAAACAGCCCTGGACAATTTGGAGACCAGCAGGAGCTCCTCCAGATGTTCCTCGAGCAAGCCAGCATCCCTGGACACCTCCTTCAGCGAACCCCCGTCCCCGAGGGAAATCCAGAGTTGCGGCGACGGCGAGGAGAGAGTCCTGGAGAAGACTCCAAAGAAAAGGGGAAAGAGCCTGCTGAGGAAGATGGAGAAGCTCCGAATGCGCAGCTCCAGCCTGAAGAGGCCACCCCGCAGCAAAGCCAAGCCGCTCATCAGTGGGCCTGTACCACAAGAGGGCTTTGATGAAGACAAGCTGAGACGCTTCAACTGCGTGGACATTTCAGAGCTTCAGGGCAAGCAGAACAGGAGCAACTTGTCACTTTCTAGGCTGtcgtgcagcagcagcagcatcagcccATCCGAAAGCAGCAGTGCTGTGAGCACGCCCAGCCCCATCACAAGGGTCCGCAGTCACGCTAAGAGGGCCGGGCTGCACGAGGAACAGGAAACTGCAGACTTGCACAACGGGAATGAGAGAAACCTACAAGAGAACCTCTTCTTTCAAATCCCGCAGGGGCATAAGCCAGGGACCTTCCCAAAAGCACTCACCAGCGATGTTTTGTCGCCCATAGACAACACCACGGTGAACTGGAGAACAGGCAGCTTTCACGGGTATGGAGGCAGAAGGTCGAAGACTTCAAAAGACCATGAACTTGCCTGCagcccactcgctgtcgctgacCACCGGATCAGCATTTATGACAATGTTCCAGGTGTCCACGTTCATCTCAGAAAGCCTGGAGAGATTGGTGACGACAATGTTTTTTCGGAACTGGATGAAGTCATGGATCGCATCAATGGCATTCAGCAGCTGGTCAACCAGTGGACAGAGAAGATGTCTGACGATGGAGACTCTGACTTTGCCAATGGTTCAATCTCCCCCTGCCCGTCTTCTCCAAATGAAATGCACCTTGAAATTGATAAGCATCTAGAGGGGGATGAAGTGGGTTCAGAAACAGAGGTGGATATTGCAGATAAAAATGCCAACGAGCTCCAGTCTGCAGAGGTCAGCTTCGTCAGAGATTCTGGAGTTGGATCATCTTTAAGACATCGCAACCG GCAGCAGAGGTTGCACTGGTCCAGCGAGCACAATCTCCACTCGGAAACGTCTTGCCTGCAGATTGACAGGCAGTCAGCAGCTCAGCTGAACCTGCTACAGAAGATGGCTCTGCTGAAACTCACAGCCCTGATGGACAGACACTCCCCCTCCAGCAGGCAGGGCTGGAACTG GACAGTTCCCAAGTTTATCAGGAAGATAAAGGCTCTGGATTACAAAGACAGGACTGTGTTCGGTGTTCCACTGCTTCTTAATGCCCAGAGAACAGGGGACCCTTTACCGCCGAGCATACTGAAGGCAATGCACTACCTCAGAAACCAGTGCCTTGACCAG GTTGGACTGTTCAGAAAATCGGGAGTGAAGTCTCGTATCCAGCACCTGAGGGAGATGAACGAGACTGACCCGCAGAGTGTGAGCTACGAGGGTCAGTCAGCCTTCGACGTGGCAGACATGGTGAAGCAGTATTTCAGAGACCTGCCTGAGCCCATCTTCACCAGCAAGCTCTGCGAGTGCTTCCTGCACATCTACCAAT ATTTCCCCAAAGATCAGCAGTTGTCGGCAGTTCAAGCCGCTGTTCTCCTGCTCCCGGACGAGAACAGAGAAGCTCTCCAGACCCTCTTGTGTTTGCTCCGTGACGTGGTGTCTTGTGTTGCAGAGAATCAGATGACTCCTACAAACATTGCGGTCTGCCTGGCCCCATCTCTCTTCCACCTCAACACCTTTAAAAGGGAGAGTCCCATAACGTCCAG GTCTAGCCAAAGGAAGCACAGTCTAGGGATGCCAGACCAGAGAGATCTGAGTGAGAACCTGGCTGCCTCTCAGGGACTGGCACACATGGTAGAAGAGTCCTCTCGGCTCTTCCAG GTGCCAGAATACTGGCTATTCCAGAACGAGGACTTTTTCAATGCTGAGATGAGGCAAAGTGAAGGGGGGCAGTGTCCAGCACAGAACAGCACGCAGGCTTATTTGCACAATTCAATGCAAATCGTGCTGACGGAGGCCAGGGACAAATTCAAAGGCTGGACGACCTGCGTGGCCTCTGATCAAGTGGAGCTGGCTTTCAAAAAG GTAGATGACGCACATCCCTTGCGACTCTGGAAAGCATCGGCCGAGATCGAGGCGTCCCAGGGGGAGGTCCTCGATCGAATACTAAGGGAACAGAACATTTGGGACAAGAACTTCCAGCAGTCGAAGGTTATTGAAGCCCTGGACAATCACACTGAGATATATCAATATACAACACAGAGCACTGTGCCTCAGCCACCCCGAGACTACATTGTGCAAAG GACCTGGCAGGCTGACACTCACACAGGTACCTGCGTTTTAGCTGCTGTCTCGGTGGAGCACGCTGGCGTCCTGTGTGAGGGGATCAGAGGAGAGGTGATGGCCTGTCAGTACCTGATCCAGACTACCGGACTGCGGAAAACCAGGCTGACTCACATCTGCAGAACAGACTCCAG GGGACGAACCCAAGAGTGGTACAATAAAGTATTTGGCCACCAGCTTGCTGCAGAGCTGCTCCGGGTACAAGACTCCTTCAAACCCAAAATGAAAGAGACAAAAATCTAA
- the LOC121324575 gene encoding rho GTPase-activating protein 7-like isoform X2, with the protein MANQGKLPLRRSFSEHIKDSTNKAWDLFWKSAREKRLSEIETKEACDWLRAAGFPQYAQLFEDSQFPINIDLVKNDHEFLDRDSIDSLCRRLNTLNKCVEMKLELGQQSRRSEDSGDEEPCAISSKWTFERQSKRWSRLEALECFSVLAPDSFYLKRMDNVDTTFLDSGEKQDACSLHSSSSDGSCIQKTALDNLETSRSSSRCSSSKPASLDTSFSEPPSPREIQSCGDGEERVLEKTPKKRGKSLLRKMEKLRMRSSSLKRPPRSKAKPLISGPVPQEGFDEDKLRRFNCVDISELQGKQNRSNLSLSRLSCSSSSISPSESSSAVSTPSPITRVRSHAKRAGLHEEQETADLHNGNERNLQENLFFQIPQGHKPGTFPKALTSDVLSPIDNTTVNWRTGSFHGYGGRRSKTSKDHELACSPLAVADHRISIYDNVPGVHVHLRKPGEIGDDNVFSELDEVMDRINGIQQLVNQWTEKMSDDGDSDFANGSISPCPSSPNEMHLEIDKHLEGDEVGSETEVDIADKNANELQSAEVSFVRDSGVGSSLRHRNRQQRLHWSSEHNLHSETSCLQIDRQSAAQLNLLQKMALLKLTALMDRHSPSSRQGWNWTVPKFIRKIKALDYKDRTVFGVPLLLNAQRTGDPLPPSILKAMHYLRNQCLDQVGLFRKSGVKSRIQHLREMNETDPQSVSYEGQSAFDVADMVKQYFRDLPEPIFTSKLCECFLHIYQYFPKDQQLSAVQAAVLLLPDENREALQTLLCLLRDVVSCVAENQMTPTNIAVCLAPSLFHLNTFKRESPITSRSSQRKHSLGMPDQRDLSENLAASQGLAHMVEESSRLFQVPEYWLFQNEDFFNAEMRQSEGGQCPAQNSTQAYLHNSMQIVLTEARDKFKGWTTCVASDQVELAFKKVDDAHPLRLWKASAEIEASQGEVLDRILREQNIWDKNFQQSKVIEALDNHTEIYQYTTQSTVPQPPRDYIVQRTWQADTHTGTCVLAAVSVEHAGVLCEGIRGEVMACQYLIQTTGLRKTRLTHICRTDSRYCSSERTTTY; encoded by the exons agATTGAAACAAAGGAGGCTTGTGACTGGCTTCGGGCAGCTGGTTTCCCTCAATATGCCCAGTTATTTGAAG ATTCCCAGTTTCCTATCAACATAGACCTTGTGAAAAACGATCATGAATTCCTGGACAGGGACTCCATTGATTCACTCTGCAG GagattaaatactttaaataaatgtgtggaaATGAAGCTAGAGCTTGGGCAGCAGAGTCGAAGG AGTGAGGATTCAGGAGACGAGGAGCCTTGTGCCATCAGCTCAAAATGGACCTTCGAAAGACAAAGCAAGAGGTGGTCCCGCTTGGAAGCCCTGGAGTGCTTCAGCGTTTTGGCCCCAGACAGCTTCTACCTCAAAAGAATGGACAATGTTGACACCACCTTTTTGGACAGTGGAGAGAAGCAGGATGCATGCTCCTTGCACAGCTCCAGCAGCGACGGATCCTGCATTCAGAAAACAGCCCTGGACAATTTGGAGACCAGCAGGAGCTCCTCCAGATGTTCCTCGAGCAAGCCAGCATCCCTGGACACCTCCTTCAGCGAACCCCCGTCCCCGAGGGAAATCCAGAGTTGCGGCGACGGCGAGGAGAGAGTCCTGGAGAAGACTCCAAAGAAAAGGGGAAAGAGCCTGCTGAGGAAGATGGAGAAGCTCCGAATGCGCAGCTCCAGCCTGAAGAGGCCACCCCGCAGCAAAGCCAAGCCGCTCATCAGTGGGCCTGTACCACAAGAGGGCTTTGATGAAGACAAGCTGAGACGCTTCAACTGCGTGGACATTTCAGAGCTTCAGGGCAAGCAGAACAGGAGCAACTTGTCACTTTCTAGGCTGtcgtgcagcagcagcagcatcagcccATCCGAAAGCAGCAGTGCTGTGAGCACGCCCAGCCCCATCACAAGGGTCCGCAGTCACGCTAAGAGGGCCGGGCTGCACGAGGAACAGGAAACTGCAGACTTGCACAACGGGAATGAGAGAAACCTACAAGAGAACCTCTTCTTTCAAATCCCGCAGGGGCATAAGCCAGGGACCTTCCCAAAAGCACTCACCAGCGATGTTTTGTCGCCCATAGACAACACCACGGTGAACTGGAGAACAGGCAGCTTTCACGGGTATGGAGGCAGAAGGTCGAAGACTTCAAAAGACCATGAACTTGCCTGCagcccactcgctgtcgctgacCACCGGATCAGCATTTATGACAATGTTCCAGGTGTCCACGTTCATCTCAGAAAGCCTGGAGAGATTGGTGACGACAATGTTTTTTCGGAACTGGATGAAGTCATGGATCGCATCAATGGCATTCAGCAGCTGGTCAACCAGTGGACAGAGAAGATGTCTGACGATGGAGACTCTGACTTTGCCAATGGTTCAATCTCCCCCTGCCCGTCTTCTCCAAATGAAATGCACCTTGAAATTGATAAGCATCTAGAGGGGGATGAAGTGGGTTCAGAAACAGAGGTGGATATTGCAGATAAAAATGCCAACGAGCTCCAGTCTGCAGAGGTCAGCTTCGTCAGAGATTCTGGAGTTGGATCATCTTTAAGACATCGCAACCG GCAGCAGAGGTTGCACTGGTCCAGCGAGCACAATCTCCACTCGGAAACGTCTTGCCTGCAGATTGACAGGCAGTCAGCAGCTCAGCTGAACCTGCTACAGAAGATGGCTCTGCTGAAACTCACAGCCCTGATGGACAGACACTCCCCCTCCAGCAGGCAGGGCTGGAACTG GACAGTTCCCAAGTTTATCAGGAAGATAAAGGCTCTGGATTACAAAGACAGGACTGTGTTCGGTGTTCCACTGCTTCTTAATGCCCAGAGAACAGGGGACCCTTTACCGCCGAGCATACTGAAGGCAATGCACTACCTCAGAAACCAGTGCCTTGACCAG GTTGGACTGTTCAGAAAATCGGGAGTGAAGTCTCGTATCCAGCACCTGAGGGAGATGAACGAGACTGACCCGCAGAGTGTGAGCTACGAGGGTCAGTCAGCCTTCGACGTGGCAGACATGGTGAAGCAGTATTTCAGAGACCTGCCTGAGCCCATCTTCACCAGCAAGCTCTGCGAGTGCTTCCTGCACATCTACCAAT ATTTCCCCAAAGATCAGCAGTTGTCGGCAGTTCAAGCCGCTGTTCTCCTGCTCCCGGACGAGAACAGAGAAGCTCTCCAGACCCTCTTGTGTTTGCTCCGTGACGTGGTGTCTTGTGTTGCAGAGAATCAGATGACTCCTACAAACATTGCGGTCTGCCTGGCCCCATCTCTCTTCCACCTCAACACCTTTAAAAGGGAGAGTCCCATAACGTCCAG GTCTAGCCAAAGGAAGCACAGTCTAGGGATGCCAGACCAGAGAGATCTGAGTGAGAACCTGGCTGCCTCTCAGGGACTGGCACACATGGTAGAAGAGTCCTCTCGGCTCTTCCAG GTGCCAGAATACTGGCTATTCCAGAACGAGGACTTTTTCAATGCTGAGATGAGGCAAAGTGAAGGGGGGCAGTGTCCAGCACAGAACAGCACGCAGGCTTATTTGCACAATTCAATGCAAATCGTGCTGACGGAGGCCAGGGACAAATTCAAAGGCTGGACGACCTGCGTGGCCTCTGATCAAGTGGAGCTGGCTTTCAAAAAG GTAGATGACGCACATCCCTTGCGACTCTGGAAAGCATCGGCCGAGATCGAGGCGTCCCAGGGGGAGGTCCTCGATCGAATACTAAGGGAACAGAACATTTGGGACAAGAACTTCCAGCAGTCGAAGGTTATTGAAGCCCTGGACAATCACACTGAGATATATCAATATACAACACAGAGCACTGTGCCTCAGCCACCCCGAGACTACATTGTGCAAAG GACCTGGCAGGCTGACACTCACACAGGTACCTGCGTTTTAGCTGCTGTCTCGGTGGAGCACGCTGGCGTCCTGTGTGAGGGGATCAGAGGAGAGGTGATGGCCTGTCAGTACCTGATCCAGACTACCGGACTGCGGAAAACCAGGCTGACTCACATCTGCAGAACAGACTCCAGGTACTGCAGCTCGGAGAGAACAACAACTTACTGA
- the LOC121324575 gene encoding rho GTPase-activating protein 7-like isoform X3 has product MILTKIETKEACDWLRAAGFPQYAQLFEDSQFPINIDLVKNDHEFLDRDSIDSLCRRLNTLNKCVEMKLELGQQSRRSEDSGDEEPCAISSKWTFERQSKRWSRLEALECFSVLAPDSFYLKRMDNVDTTFLDSGEKQDACSLHSSSSDGSCIQKTALDNLETSRSSSRCSSSKPASLDTSFSEPPSPREIQSCGDGEERVLEKTPKKRGKSLLRKMEKLRMRSSSLKRPPRSKAKPLISGPVPQEGFDEDKLRRFNCVDISELQGKQNRSNLSLSRLSCSSSSISPSESSSAVSTPSPITRVRSHAKRAGLHEEQETADLHNGNERNLQENLFFQIPQGHKPGTFPKALTSDVLSPIDNTTVNWRTGSFHGYGGRRSKTSKDHELACSPLAVADHRISIYDNVPGVHVHLRKPGEIGDDNVFSELDEVMDRINGIQQLVNQWTEKMSDDGDSDFANGSISPCPSSPNEMHLEIDKHLEGDEVGSETEVDIADKNANELQSAEVSFVRDSGVGSSLRHRNRQQRLHWSSEHNLHSETSCLQIDRQSAAQLNLLQKMALLKLTALMDRHSPSSRQGWNWTVPKFIRKIKALDYKDRTVFGVPLLLNAQRTGDPLPPSILKAMHYLRNQCLDQVGLFRKSGVKSRIQHLREMNETDPQSVSYEGQSAFDVADMVKQYFRDLPEPIFTSKLCECFLHIYQYFPKDQQLSAVQAAVLLLPDENREALQTLLCLLRDVVSCVAENQMTPTNIAVCLAPSLFHLNTFKRESPITSRSSQRKHSLGMPDQRDLSENLAASQGLAHMVEESSRLFQVPEYWLFQNEDFFNAEMRQSEGGQCPAQNSTQAYLHNSMQIVLTEARDKFKGWTTCVASDQVELAFKKVDDAHPLRLWKASAEIEASQGEVLDRILREQNIWDKNFQQSKVIEALDNHTEIYQYTTQSTVPQPPRDYIVQRTWQADTHTGTCVLAAVSVEHAGVLCEGIRGEVMACQYLIQTTGLRKTRLTHICRTDSRGRTQEWYNKVFGHQLAAELLRVQDSFKPKMKETKI; this is encoded by the exons agATTGAAACAAAGGAGGCTTGTGACTGGCTTCGGGCAGCTGGTTTCCCTCAATATGCCCAGTTATTTGAAG ATTCCCAGTTTCCTATCAACATAGACCTTGTGAAAAACGATCATGAATTCCTGGACAGGGACTCCATTGATTCACTCTGCAG GagattaaatactttaaataaatgtgtggaaATGAAGCTAGAGCTTGGGCAGCAGAGTCGAAGG AGTGAGGATTCAGGAGACGAGGAGCCTTGTGCCATCAGCTCAAAATGGACCTTCGAAAGACAAAGCAAGAGGTGGTCCCGCTTGGAAGCCCTGGAGTGCTTCAGCGTTTTGGCCCCAGACAGCTTCTACCTCAAAAGAATGGACAATGTTGACACCACCTTTTTGGACAGTGGAGAGAAGCAGGATGCATGCTCCTTGCACAGCTCCAGCAGCGACGGATCCTGCATTCAGAAAACAGCCCTGGACAATTTGGAGACCAGCAGGAGCTCCTCCAGATGTTCCTCGAGCAAGCCAGCATCCCTGGACACCTCCTTCAGCGAACCCCCGTCCCCGAGGGAAATCCAGAGTTGCGGCGACGGCGAGGAGAGAGTCCTGGAGAAGACTCCAAAGAAAAGGGGAAAGAGCCTGCTGAGGAAGATGGAGAAGCTCCGAATGCGCAGCTCCAGCCTGAAGAGGCCACCCCGCAGCAAAGCCAAGCCGCTCATCAGTGGGCCTGTACCACAAGAGGGCTTTGATGAAGACAAGCTGAGACGCTTCAACTGCGTGGACATTTCAGAGCTTCAGGGCAAGCAGAACAGGAGCAACTTGTCACTTTCTAGGCTGtcgtgcagcagcagcagcatcagcccATCCGAAAGCAGCAGTGCTGTGAGCACGCCCAGCCCCATCACAAGGGTCCGCAGTCACGCTAAGAGGGCCGGGCTGCACGAGGAACAGGAAACTGCAGACTTGCACAACGGGAATGAGAGAAACCTACAAGAGAACCTCTTCTTTCAAATCCCGCAGGGGCATAAGCCAGGGACCTTCCCAAAAGCACTCACCAGCGATGTTTTGTCGCCCATAGACAACACCACGGTGAACTGGAGAACAGGCAGCTTTCACGGGTATGGAGGCAGAAGGTCGAAGACTTCAAAAGACCATGAACTTGCCTGCagcccactcgctgtcgctgacCACCGGATCAGCATTTATGACAATGTTCCAGGTGTCCACGTTCATCTCAGAAAGCCTGGAGAGATTGGTGACGACAATGTTTTTTCGGAACTGGATGAAGTCATGGATCGCATCAATGGCATTCAGCAGCTGGTCAACCAGTGGACAGAGAAGATGTCTGACGATGGAGACTCTGACTTTGCCAATGGTTCAATCTCCCCCTGCCCGTCTTCTCCAAATGAAATGCACCTTGAAATTGATAAGCATCTAGAGGGGGATGAAGTGGGTTCAGAAACAGAGGTGGATATTGCAGATAAAAATGCCAACGAGCTCCAGTCTGCAGAGGTCAGCTTCGTCAGAGATTCTGGAGTTGGATCATCTTTAAGACATCGCAACCG GCAGCAGAGGTTGCACTGGTCCAGCGAGCACAATCTCCACTCGGAAACGTCTTGCCTGCAGATTGACAGGCAGTCAGCAGCTCAGCTGAACCTGCTACAGAAGATGGCTCTGCTGAAACTCACAGCCCTGATGGACAGACACTCCCCCTCCAGCAGGCAGGGCTGGAACTG GACAGTTCCCAAGTTTATCAGGAAGATAAAGGCTCTGGATTACAAAGACAGGACTGTGTTCGGTGTTCCACTGCTTCTTAATGCCCAGAGAACAGGGGACCCTTTACCGCCGAGCATACTGAAGGCAATGCACTACCTCAGAAACCAGTGCCTTGACCAG GTTGGACTGTTCAGAAAATCGGGAGTGAAGTCTCGTATCCAGCACCTGAGGGAGATGAACGAGACTGACCCGCAGAGTGTGAGCTACGAGGGTCAGTCAGCCTTCGACGTGGCAGACATGGTGAAGCAGTATTTCAGAGACCTGCCTGAGCCCATCTTCACCAGCAAGCTCTGCGAGTGCTTCCTGCACATCTACCAAT ATTTCCCCAAAGATCAGCAGTTGTCGGCAGTTCAAGCCGCTGTTCTCCTGCTCCCGGACGAGAACAGAGAAGCTCTCCAGACCCTCTTGTGTTTGCTCCGTGACGTGGTGTCTTGTGTTGCAGAGAATCAGATGACTCCTACAAACATTGCGGTCTGCCTGGCCCCATCTCTCTTCCACCTCAACACCTTTAAAAGGGAGAGTCCCATAACGTCCAG GTCTAGCCAAAGGAAGCACAGTCTAGGGATGCCAGACCAGAGAGATCTGAGTGAGAACCTGGCTGCCTCTCAGGGACTGGCACACATGGTAGAAGAGTCCTCTCGGCTCTTCCAG GTGCCAGAATACTGGCTATTCCAGAACGAGGACTTTTTCAATGCTGAGATGAGGCAAAGTGAAGGGGGGCAGTGTCCAGCACAGAACAGCACGCAGGCTTATTTGCACAATTCAATGCAAATCGTGCTGACGGAGGCCAGGGACAAATTCAAAGGCTGGACGACCTGCGTGGCCTCTGATCAAGTGGAGCTGGCTTTCAAAAAG GTAGATGACGCACATCCCTTGCGACTCTGGAAAGCATCGGCCGAGATCGAGGCGTCCCAGGGGGAGGTCCTCGATCGAATACTAAGGGAACAGAACATTTGGGACAAGAACTTCCAGCAGTCGAAGGTTATTGAAGCCCTGGACAATCACACTGAGATATATCAATATACAACACAGAGCACTGTGCCTCAGCCACCCCGAGACTACATTGTGCAAAG GACCTGGCAGGCTGACACTCACACAGGTACCTGCGTTTTAGCTGCTGTCTCGGTGGAGCACGCTGGCGTCCTGTGTGAGGGGATCAGAGGAGAGGTGATGGCCTGTCAGTACCTGATCCAGACTACCGGACTGCGGAAAACCAGGCTGACTCACATCTGCAGAACAGACTCCAG GGGACGAACCCAAGAGTGGTACAATAAAGTATTTGGCCACCAGCTTGCTGCAGAGCTGCTCCGGGTACAAGACTCCTTCAAACCCAAAATGAAAGAGACAAAAATCTAA